A window from Planococcus maritimus encodes these proteins:
- a CDS encoding DUF2691 family protein, with protein MFRGISFELPNDYGSFLKDILQPVNVQSFNWHIDNIETYTASNDRANGELFPQNGTILEGFKLKEAIETEKVYVIFAELRAFQGAVTSHPQTYEEFAASDCQLVLLIADTIYTTIYCKDQTMLLALYENGRSFGFRNLAYINEQNDSRTRLSVW; from the coding sequence ATGTTTAGAGGAATCAGTTTTGAATTGCCAAACGATTATGGAAGTTTTTTGAAAGACATTCTTCAGCCAGTAAACGTTCAATCCTTTAATTGGCACATAGATAACATAGAAACCTACACAGCCAGCAATGACAGAGCGAATGGGGAGTTGTTCCCGCAAAATGGAACGATCCTGGAAGGTTTCAAGTTAAAGGAAGCAATCGAAACAGAAAAGGTTTATGTGATTTTTGCGGAACTTCGCGCTTTTCAAGGAGCTGTCACTTCACATCCTCAGACCTACGAAGAGTTCGCCGCAAGCGACTGCCAGTTGGTCCTGCTAATTGCTGATACGATCTATACGACAATCTATTGCAAAGATCAAACGATGCTCCTTGCGCTCTATGAGAACGGACGCAGCTTTGGTTTTCGCAATTTGGCATATATAAATGAACAAAACGATTCGCGTACTAGGCTTTCGGTGTGGTAA
- a CDS encoding NAD(P)H-binding protein, with product MHALVIGATGATGKDLVEQLMKDDSFEKVDVFARRPLDIQHDKLTVRVIDFDQPEEWRNLVTGDVLFSSLGTTIKAAGSKEAQWKVDYGYQYEFAKAAKENGVERFVLVSAEFANPKARSFYSKMKGQLEEAVKELGFPKLSILKPPILKRKGSDRTLEVLGLKIIQLVNKAGLLRSQQPLPTEVLAQAMINSAKQITSNREFLIGKAIRNRAEFYE from the coding sequence ATGCACGCATTAGTAATTGGCGCAACAGGAGCAACGGGAAAAGACCTCGTCGAGCAATTGATGAAAGACGATTCATTTGAAAAAGTCGACGTCTTCGCAAGGCGTCCTTTGGATATACAACACGACAAATTAACGGTTCGAGTCATCGATTTTGACCAGCCGGAAGAATGGCGAAACTTGGTGACAGGCGATGTTCTTTTTTCCTCTTTAGGCACCACGATCAAAGCAGCAGGAAGCAAAGAGGCGCAGTGGAAAGTCGATTACGGCTACCAATATGAGTTTGCTAAAGCGGCAAAAGAAAACGGGGTTGAACGTTTTGTATTGGTGTCAGCTGAGTTCGCTAATCCAAAAGCTCGTAGCTTTTATTCAAAGATGAAAGGTCAATTAGAGGAAGCGGTCAAAGAACTAGGGTTTCCCAAATTAAGCATCCTTAAGCCGCCCATCTTAAAGCGGAAAGGCAGTGACCGCACATTGGAAGTATTGGGACTGAAGATTATTCAATTAGTGAATAAGGCAGGGCTGCTTCGCTCGCAACAGCCACTTCCCACTGAAGTGCTCGCACAGGCTATGATCAATTCAGCCAAACAAATTACAAGCAATAGAGAATTTTTGATAGGGAAAGCCATCCGCAATCGCGCTGAATTTTATGAATAA
- a CDS encoding M1 family metallopeptidase, with product MNNGILSKSANYAIDLKMTEAGTFRISADVMVNNDSQESWSDIAFFFVVNEMNSESNVAEVNSVSSAGDQMDYELNNGVLFIELESDLLPGKQQTVLVEYSLTIPEDGLRLTRSDNNVYLAHWYPMLAEYDAGWRVNDYDPKGESYETGYGDYAITYRLPDEYLIATSAPDGPAQASSSGTLTGAAIKDFYAAFLNPADWQVAERKSGETELRVFVPAESAILEETAELSVEAFAFFEQNIGDYPFAELDLIANDGYMEYPNIVEVPMDKALLDSILVHEIAHQWFYYLVSNDPYENAWLDESLTEFSTGLFLSDYYGDEDGGFQTAQAYKASTTPKPYADLALDEFDTAAYYATIYGEVPLLLKGFFDQQGGNEAALEFLAAYYEEFQFRRVTKQQFRDFFEGYFEGDQQEFLNSWLQS from the coding sequence TTGAATAATGGCATCCTGAGCAAAAGTGCAAATTACGCCATTGATCTTAAAATGACAGAAGCGGGAACTTTCCGGATCTCTGCAGATGTCATGGTTAACAATGACTCACAGGAAAGTTGGTCGGACATTGCGTTCTTCTTTGTGGTTAATGAAATGAATAGCGAGTCAAATGTTGCTGAAGTGAATTCAGTTAGTTCGGCTGGGGATCAGATGGACTATGAATTGAATAATGGTGTATTATTCATTGAACTTGAGTCAGATTTACTTCCAGGTAAACAACAGACGGTCTTGGTTGAATATAGCCTTACTATACCTGAAGACGGCTTGCGTTTAACTCGCTCCGATAACAATGTTTATCTGGCTCATTGGTATCCGATGCTTGCTGAATATGACGCTGGTTGGCGAGTCAATGATTATGATCCCAAAGGGGAATCTTATGAAACGGGCTATGGTGATTATGCAATCACTTACCGGCTGCCTGACGAGTACTTGATTGCCACTTCTGCTCCGGACGGGCCCGCACAAGCTAGTTCATCGGGAACCTTAACCGGAGCGGCCATCAAAGATTTCTACGCGGCGTTTTTGAATCCAGCCGATTGGCAAGTGGCAGAGCGCAAGTCAGGGGAGACAGAGCTTCGAGTGTTTGTGCCGGCGGAGTCCGCGATCTTGGAAGAAACGGCTGAACTGTCTGTTGAAGCATTTGCTTTTTTTGAACAAAATATTGGCGATTATCCGTTTGCTGAACTGGATTTGATCGCAAATGACGGCTATATGGAATATCCAAATATCGTCGAAGTCCCAATGGATAAAGCTTTGCTTGATTCAATTCTCGTGCACGAGATTGCGCATCAATGGTTTTATTATTTGGTCAGTAATGACCCTTACGAAAATGCTTGGCTAGATGAAAGTCTGACCGAATTCAGCACCGGCCTGTTCCTCAGCGATTATTATGGTGACGAAGACGGCGGTTTTCAAACCGCACAAGCATATAAAGCCTCCACTACGCCGAAACCGTATGCAGATTTGGCACTCGACGAATTCGATACAGCGGCTTATTATGCCACTATCTACGGGGAAGTGCCTTTGTTGCTGAAGGGCTTTTTCGATCAACAAGGCGGAAATGAGGCTGCATTGGAGTTTTTAGCGGCTTATTACGAAGAGTTCCAATTCCGTCGAGTGACAAAACAACAGTTCCGCGACTTTTTTGAAGGCTATTTCGAAGGCGATCAGCAGGAATTTTTAAACAGCTGGCTGCAATCCTGA
- a CDS encoding M4 family metallopeptidase codes for MKKKYIMPVILSSALVASSFTASTALANGQSEKTWNENAHVPVFVKEKIAEKRSSSNASNALDYLAENEKKTGLKNPKKNLQQKAVEKDDLGMTHVRFNQAVNGIPVEGAEVVVHYNRQDELVSVNGAHFPEASTSSIDTAPTVSLVKAVQTAKNAVEAPEELEYAPELEVVVYPFEEENHLAYKVNVNFMGDQPGNWFVFVDAKSGEVIDQYNAIMHAQDIHQSVGTGVLGEQRKIHTTKTKEAKGGTTFSLSDESHEGLEGIYTLDANDGEIFTNHSASWKDEYLRPAVDAHFNSEQVYEYFHDEHDRNSLDDNGMAIISYVHYGESYNNAFWNGRYMTYGDGDGSFMVPLSAGLDVAAHEMTHGVISNSANLRYRFESGALNESFADIFGVLVDSDDWELGEDIMGPDAKEDGRVSLRSLSDPSKYPVKADYVPYGDGEGNYPSHMDEFYDLPINLDNGGVHINSSITNHAAYLIGEEIGKEKLGQIFYRALTVYLTPTSNFSEARKLIVQSAADIYGEGSAEEKATADGFDEVGIYE; via the coding sequence TTGAAGAAAAAATACATTATGCCTGTTATATTATCATCTGCACTCGTCGCCAGTTCGTTTACAGCGAGCACCGCGTTAGCAAATGGGCAATCTGAAAAAACGTGGAACGAAAACGCCCATGTCCCTGTATTCGTGAAAGAAAAAATCGCAGAGAAACGGTCTTCGAGCAATGCGTCGAATGCGCTTGATTATCTTGCGGAAAACGAGAAAAAGACTGGCTTGAAAAACCCGAAGAAAAACTTGCAGCAAAAAGCAGTGGAAAAAGACGATCTCGGCATGACGCATGTCCGCTTTAACCAGGCAGTCAACGGTATCCCGGTTGAAGGGGCGGAAGTGGTCGTTCACTACAACAGACAGGACGAATTGGTGTCCGTTAACGGAGCCCATTTCCCTGAAGCGTCCACGAGCAGCATCGACACGGCGCCGACTGTGAGCCTCGTCAAAGCCGTTCAAACAGCGAAAAACGCAGTTGAAGCACCAGAAGAGCTTGAGTATGCACCTGAATTGGAAGTCGTCGTTTATCCGTTTGAAGAAGAAAACCATTTAGCTTATAAGGTTAATGTGAACTTCATGGGGGATCAACCCGGCAACTGGTTTGTCTTTGTGGATGCGAAAAGCGGGGAAGTGATCGATCAGTATAATGCCATCATGCACGCTCAAGACATCCATCAATCGGTCGGCACCGGCGTACTTGGCGAACAGCGCAAAATCCACACGACCAAGACAAAAGAAGCTAAGGGAGGCACGACCTTCAGCTTGTCCGATGAGTCACATGAAGGCCTAGAAGGCATTTATACATTGGATGCAAATGACGGGGAGATTTTCACGAATCACAGCGCCTCGTGGAAAGATGAATACTTACGCCCGGCTGTAGATGCACATTTCAACTCCGAGCAAGTATATGAATATTTCCATGACGAACACGACCGCAACTCACTTGACGACAATGGAATGGCGATTATTTCCTATGTGCATTATGGAGAAAGCTATAATAATGCGTTCTGGAATGGCCGCTATATGACATACGGCGACGGCGATGGATCGTTCATGGTGCCATTGTCTGCGGGACTAGACGTAGCTGCGCATGAAATGACGCATGGCGTGATCTCCAATTCAGCGAATCTCCGGTACCGTTTTGAGTCAGGCGCGTTGAACGAATCCTTTGCAGACATTTTCGGCGTATTGGTAGATTCAGACGATTGGGAACTTGGTGAGGACATCATGGGTCCTGATGCCAAAGAAGACGGGAGAGTCTCACTGCGCAGCTTAAGCGACCCGAGCAAATATCCTGTCAAAGCGGATTATGTACCTTACGGAGATGGAGAAGGCAATTACCCTTCCCATATGGACGAATTCTATGATTTGCCAATCAATTTGGATAACGGCGGTGTCCATATCAATTCATCGATTACCAACCATGCCGCTTATTTGATCGGTGAAGAAATCGGCAAGGAAAAACTCGGCCAGATTTTCTACCGTGCGCTAACGGTCTATTTGACGCCAACTTCCAACTTCAGCGAAGCCCGAAAGCTAATTGTCCAATCGGCGGCTGACATCTACGGAGAAGGAAGCGCGGAAGAGAAAGCTACGGCAGATGGGTTTGATGAGGTCGGGATTTACGAATAA
- a CDS encoding PTS ascorbate transporter subunit IIC yields the protein MLQVIMNDILGTPAILIGLFALAGLLLQRKSSADVVSGTLKTVMGFVIIGAGATVLIGSLDIFGDMFDHAFNVQGVIPNNEAIVAAAQSQFGTSTALIMVFGMVTNIVLARITPFKFIFLTGHHTLFMACLLAVTLSVGGLEGAPLIITGSIILGLCMVLFPALLQPYVRQITGSDDFAVGHFGSIGYFVSANVGKLVGDKEKTTEEIKVPKSLGFLRDTSVAVSLTMVLFFFVVALFAGQDYIETTLSGGSNFLVFSFIQAITFAAGVFIILAGVRMLIAEIVPAFQGIADKLVPNTKPALDVPTVFPFAPNAVIIGFLFSFFAGLLAMFFLPVLGLSVIVPGLVPHFFTGAAAGVFGNITGGRRGAMAGAFANGLIISFIPAILLVMLGDIGFTGTTFGDSDFGVVGILILSIMKLLGFA from the coding sequence ATGTTACAAGTAATCATGAATGACATTTTAGGAACACCAGCCATTCTGATCGGATTGTTTGCGCTGGCGGGATTGCTGCTTCAGCGTAAAAGCAGTGCTGATGTCGTATCAGGCACACTGAAAACAGTAATGGGCTTCGTCATCATCGGAGCTGGGGCGACCGTATTGATCGGTTCGTTGGATATCTTCGGGGATATGTTCGATCATGCATTTAACGTACAAGGCGTCATCCCGAATAATGAAGCGATTGTCGCTGCTGCCCAAAGCCAATTTGGGACCTCTACCGCATTGATTATGGTATTCGGGATGGTCACCAATATTGTGTTGGCGCGCATCACACCGTTTAAATTCATCTTCCTAACCGGACACCATACATTATTCATGGCCTGCCTATTAGCGGTAACCTTGTCCGTAGGCGGACTTGAAGGCGCTCCTTTGATCATTACAGGATCGATTATTTTGGGCTTGTGTATGGTATTGTTTCCAGCGTTGTTGCAGCCGTATGTACGTCAAATTACGGGAAGCGACGATTTCGCTGTCGGACATTTCGGCTCGATTGGCTATTTTGTTTCTGCGAATGTCGGGAAATTGGTTGGCGATAAAGAAAAAACGACTGAAGAAATCAAAGTCCCTAAATCACTAGGCTTTTTGAGAGACACTTCTGTAGCCGTTTCGTTGACAATGGTGTTGTTCTTCTTCGTTGTCGCTTTGTTTGCTGGGCAGGACTATATTGAAACAACACTATCAGGCGGTTCGAATTTCTTAGTCTTTTCTTTCATTCAAGCAATCACGTTTGCGGCAGGCGTCTTTATCATCCTTGCAGGTGTGAGAATGCTAATAGCTGAAATCGTTCCTGCTTTCCAAGGGATTGCGGATAAATTGGTTCCTAATACCAAACCGGCATTGGATGTTCCAACGGTCTTCCCTTTTGCGCCAAACGCAGTTATCATCGGTTTCTTGTTTAGCTTTTTTGCTGGCTTGTTGGCGATGTTCTTCCTGCCGGTTCTCGGACTTAGCGTCATCGTCCCTGGTTTGGTCCCGCATTTCTTCACAGGAGCTGCGGCCGGCGTCTTCGGCAACATCACAGGCGGACGGCGCGGTGCCATGGCGGGCGCATTTGCCAACGGGTTGATCATCAGCTTTATCCCGGCCATCCTCTTAGTAATGTTGGGCGATATCGGATTTACCGGAACAACCTTTGGCGACTCTGACTTCGGCGTTGTCGGCATCTTGATCTTGAGCATCATGAAACTTTTAGGATTTGCTTAA
- a CDS encoding PTS sugar transporter subunit IIB: MKIMVVCGNGLGSSFIMELNVKKALKELGKTAEVDHTDLTSAKSVQADLFIGAADIMSQLEDGNRTIINLENMMSIPEIKTKLEPHFA; encoded by the coding sequence ATGAAAATCATGGTAGTGTGCGGAAACGGATTAGGAAGTAGTTTTATTATGGAATTGAATGTCAAGAAAGCGCTAAAAGAATTAGGGAAAACAGCGGAAGTCGACCATACTGACCTGACTTCAGCTAAATCGGTGCAAGCTGATCTCTTTATCGGGGCTGCAGATATCATGAGCCAATTAGAAGACGGCAATCGTACCATTATTAATCTAGAGAACATGATGAGCATTCCTGAAATTAAAACAAAACTAGAGCCTCATTTCGCATAA
- a CDS encoding BglG family transcription antiterminator — MFLDERSASLLKLLQHSSIPSMNEMEQQTGLTRRQIQYSLNKVNDWLESNDYAPVQYKRDLGYFLSDKIADASITVKLTKRSYIFSEKDREQVIYLMILLSQETLSVFHFQSATGVSRNTVLNDLQRLKEQAQEMGLTIRYSKQSGYIITGNSRIKRFVIEQLLHEVLNGSNSQMITQCIWSEFDERITAIHDQLENMEQQLGIIFTDERLYELAYLFFSTDQLIGKGEELDQDPSWLPFAETKEYVLIDAMIGTAAFQSTWSQTEKLYATLHLVSMNRTKDRSPLKDDQVFRELLQRVTEEFERLTFVHLQDKDQLFEQLYVHFKPAFYRIKYRFPHVNPMMERVSKIYPELHHLTRKSLRILENELGFQLPEDEAAYFTIYFGGWLQRQGTRLDDRKKAIVVCPHGIGVSNILNYTLRELFPTILFLDVLSVRDTAEYPLDYDLVFSSVFLNTDATLFVVPPILEERDKQRLNKQVMQELYGYTVPDSDVAGLMELISKHATIHDPKQLEKELHATLYVQAGTPTHAVKEAEKPVLAELLTTQTLQLKQQATTWQEAIQLASSPLVELGTVKEEYVTAMVESIEKNGPYVVITPLVAIPHARPEEGVLSLSMSLLKLDKAVDFAPDKPVQLIIVLAAADSDSHLRALIQLTSLLNEPANIQRMLEATDKEQLLEIIQTYSKEETE, encoded by the coding sequence ATGTTTTTAGATGAAAGAAGTGCTAGTTTGCTAAAGCTCTTGCAGCATTCATCGATTCCTTCAATGAATGAAATGGAACAACAAACAGGACTGACACGCAGGCAGATTCAGTACAGTTTGAATAAGGTTAACGACTGGCTCGAATCGAATGACTACGCTCCTGTGCAGTACAAACGGGATCTCGGTTATTTCTTATCAGATAAGATTGCAGACGCTTCGATCACCGTCAAGTTGACCAAACGGAGCTATATTTTTTCTGAGAAGGACCGGGAACAAGTTATTTACTTGATGATTCTGTTGAGCCAAGAAACCTTGTCCGTATTTCATTTTCAATCCGCCACGGGAGTTTCACGAAATACCGTATTGAATGATCTTCAGCGTTTAAAAGAACAGGCACAAGAGATGGGATTGACCATCCGTTACTCCAAGCAATCCGGTTACATCATTACTGGCAACAGCCGGATCAAACGGTTCGTCATCGAGCAATTGCTTCATGAGGTGTTGAATGGCTCCAACAGCCAAATGATTACGCAATGCATCTGGAGTGAGTTTGACGAACGCATCACAGCCATTCATGACCAGTTAGAAAACATGGAACAGCAATTGGGCATCATCTTTACCGATGAACGCCTGTACGAACTGGCCTACCTTTTCTTTTCCACCGACCAGTTGATCGGCAAAGGAGAAGAACTTGATCAAGATCCGAGCTGGCTCCCCTTCGCAGAAACGAAAGAATATGTGTTGATCGATGCGATGATCGGGACAGCCGCTTTTCAATCCACTTGGAGCCAGACCGAAAAACTCTATGCCACTTTGCATTTGGTCAGCATGAACCGGACAAAAGACCGTTCGCCCTTGAAAGACGACCAAGTGTTCCGCGAGCTTTTGCAGCGCGTCACCGAAGAGTTCGAGCGGCTGACATTCGTCCACCTTCAAGACAAAGACCAGCTTTTCGAGCAATTGTACGTCCATTTCAAACCCGCTTTTTACCGCATCAAGTACAGGTTTCCTCACGTCAATCCGATGATGGAGCGGGTTTCCAAGATTTATCCGGAACTCCATCATTTGACGCGCAAGTCTTTGAGGATCCTGGAAAACGAATTGGGCTTCCAACTGCCGGAAGACGAAGCAGCCTATTTCACGATTTATTTCGGCGGCTGGCTGCAAAGGCAAGGAACCCGTCTGGACGACCGGAAAAAAGCCATAGTCGTTTGCCCGCACGGCATTGGCGTCAGCAACATCCTGAACTATACGCTAAGGGAATTATTTCCGACCATCCTTTTCTTGGACGTGCTGTCTGTGAGGGATACGGCTGAATATCCATTGGACTACGATCTCGTATTTTCTTCGGTCTTTCTGAACACGGACGCTACTTTATTTGTAGTCCCCCCTATTTTGGAAGAGCGGGACAAGCAGCGCTTGAACAAGCAAGTAATGCAGGAACTCTATGGATACACAGTTCCAGACTCGGATGTTGCCGGATTGATGGAGCTGATTTCCAAGCACGCAACGATCCATGACCCGAAGCAATTGGAAAAGGAGTTGCACGCCACCTTATATGTACAGGCAGGCACCCCCACACACGCAGTAAAGGAGGCAGAGAAACCCGTGCTAGCAGAACTATTGACTACCCAAACCCTTCAATTGAAACAGCAAGCTACGACTTGGCAAGAAGCAATTCAACTCGCTTCTAGCCCGCTAGTGGAATTAGGAACCGTTAAAGAAGAGTATGTTACCGCGATGGTGGAGTCGATTGAAAAAAACGGCCCTTACGTCGTCATCACTCCGCTCGTCGCTATTCCCCACGCACGCCCTGAAGAAGGAGTGCTGTCTTTATCGATGAGTTTATTGAAACTCGACAAAGCGGTGGATTTCGCCCCAGACAAGCCAGTTCAATTAATTATTGTGTTAGCTGCAGCGGATAGCGATTCGCATTTGCGTGCGTTGATCCAATTGACCAGCTTGTTGAACGAGCCTGCCAATATTCAACGGATGCTCGAAGCCACGGACAAAGAACAATTATTGGAAATCATCCAAACATATTCTAAGGAGGAAACAGAATGA
- a CDS encoding transcriptional regulator GutM has translation MLSLWGWFIVVFAGIWILQILMTKMQLRNYQVTLKKMSNRPSGYLGVGIQKQKLGIGVIAILVTDEAGSLIESQLMKGVTVFSRFEDFPKFNGMHIESLKEKLDEESDGKAFKMAIEKIETQMGKKTNLAI, from the coding sequence GTGTTGAGTTTGTGGGGGTGGTTTATCGTTGTGTTCGCGGGGATATGGATCCTTCAGATTTTGATGACCAAAATGCAATTGAGAAATTACCAGGTAACATTAAAGAAAATGAGCAACAGGCCTTCGGGATATCTCGGGGTCGGCATACAAAAACAAAAATTAGGTATCGGTGTGATTGCCATATTGGTAACAGATGAGGCAGGATCCCTGATCGAGAGCCAGCTCATGAAAGGTGTGACGGTATTTAGCCGTTTTGAGGATTTTCCCAAATTCAATGGGATGCATATCGAATCCCTAAAAGAGAAATTGGATGAAGAATCTGATGGCAAAGCGTTCAAGATGGCGATTGAAAAAATCGAAACGCAAATGGGCAAGAAAACAAATCTGGCAATCTAA
- a CDS encoding PTS glucitol/sorbitol transporter subunit IIC — MDFLVSLAEGFIGMFQAGADTFTGLVTGIIPLLIVLITAINALIRLIGEERINRLAAKSTKNIILRYTIFPVLAVFFLTNPMAYTFGKFLPEKQKPAFYDSAVSFVHPITGLFPHANPAELFVYLGIAAGITELGLSLGPLAIRFFLVGIIVILMRGIVTEIITVRMMKAKGMEV, encoded by the coding sequence ATGGATTTTTTAGTTTCGCTCGCTGAAGGCTTTATTGGAATGTTTCAAGCCGGTGCAGATACATTTACAGGGCTTGTTACAGGAATCATTCCATTATTAATCGTGTTGATCACAGCGATCAATGCACTGATCCGTTTAATCGGGGAAGAACGCATCAATCGCTTGGCTGCAAAAAGCACAAAAAATATTATTCTGCGCTACACCATATTTCCGGTATTGGCCGTGTTCTTTTTGACCAATCCAATGGCTTACACATTCGGTAAATTCTTGCCGGAAAAACAAAAGCCGGCTTTTTACGATTCTGCTGTATCGTTTGTCCATCCAATTACCGGATTATTCCCCCACGCCAACCCAGCTGAGTTATTCGTCTATCTCGGCATCGCAGCGGGAATCACTGAATTGGGCTTGTCCCTTGGGCCACTCGCAATCCGTTTCTTTTTGGTTGGAATTATCGTGATTCTGATGCGTGGAATCGTTACGGAAATCATTACGGTTCGCATGATGAAAGCAAAAGGAATGGAAGTGTAA
- a CDS encoding PTS glucitol/sorbitol transporter subunit IIB, whose amino-acid sequence MADNQTPLNFKAISVTKGRGGWGGPLTIRPNETQRYIVSVTGGGIHPVAEEIARLTGAEAVDGFKSSYPKETMACVIIDCGGTARCGVYPKMNILTINVNATSPSGPLMKFINEENFVSGVTVSDISAEAAPYEDQNEVKEAADKTVAPAARKTPQELKEEARRKVAANSTGEPKKMNIVERVGRGAGKVVGVLYQAGRETIDQVIKNILPFMAFVSMLIGIITFTGIGDIIANFVTPLAGNFVGLLILSVICSLPILSPLLGPGAVIAQVVGVLVGVEIGRGNIPPELALPALFAINPQVGADFVPVGLTLGEAEPETIEVGVPAVLISRLITGPLAVVIAYLLSFGMY is encoded by the coding sequence ATGGCAGACAATCAAACACCATTAAACTTTAAAGCGATTTCCGTGACGAAAGGCCGAGGAGGCTGGGGCGGTCCACTCACAATACGACCGAACGAGACCCAACGGTATATCGTCTCTGTAACGGGAGGTGGAATTCATCCCGTCGCAGAGGAAATTGCCCGTTTAACGGGGGCTGAAGCGGTAGATGGATTCAAATCTTCGTATCCGAAAGAAACAATGGCTTGTGTCATCATTGACTGCGGTGGGACAGCACGCTGTGGGGTTTACCCGAAAATGAATATTTTAACGATCAATGTAAACGCAACGTCCCCATCCGGGCCATTGATGAAATTCATCAATGAAGAAAATTTTGTGTCCGGTGTGACGGTTTCAGATATCAGTGCGGAAGCAGCACCTTATGAAGACCAAAATGAAGTGAAAGAAGCAGCAGATAAAACGGTTGCACCAGCAGCCCGTAAAACACCACAGGAATTGAAAGAAGAAGCCAGAAGAAAAGTGGCGGCGAACAGTACAGGCGAACCTAAAAAAATGAACATCGTGGAACGGGTCGGCCGAGGTGCCGGGAAAGTCGTCGGCGTACTCTACCAAGCGGGACGCGAAACAATCGATCAAGTCATCAAGAATATTTTGCCGTTCATGGCATTTGTCAGTATGTTAATCGGAATCATAACTTTCACCGGAATCGGTGACATCATCGCAAATTTCGTCACCCCGCTTGCCGGTAATTTTGTAGGCTTGCTTATCCTCTCGGTCATCTGTTCGTTGCCGATTCTGTCTCCCTTACTCGGGCCCGGTGCTGTTATTGCCCAAGTAGTCGGAGTTTTGGTCGGTGTTGAAATCGGGCGCGGCAATATCCCACCCGAATTAGCACTCCCAGCATTGTTTGCAATCAACCCACAAGTTGGGGCTGACTTTGTCCCGGTCGGGTTGACTCTTGGAGAAGCAGAACCGGAAACCATCGAGGTCGGTGTCCCGGCTGTCTTGATTTCCCGTTTGATCACAGGGCCTTTGGCTGTTGTCATCGCCTATCTACTAAGCTTTGGAATGTACTAA
- a CDS encoding PTS glucitol/sorbitol transporter subunit IIA produces MIKKYEAKITEIGEEVELFADEQMMVIFNNTVPEELRSFAVIHEKAELLEGVEAGDVLEINGERFEILYVGNKVNDTLRDLGHCTISFSGEAEANLPGTMCVEKTPLPELALGAEICILKA; encoded by the coding sequence ATGATAAAAAAATACGAAGCTAAAATTACAGAAATTGGGGAAGAGGTAGAATTGTTCGCAGATGAGCAGATGATGGTCATATTTAACAATACCGTCCCAGAAGAATTGCGGTCATTTGCGGTGATTCACGAAAAAGCAGAACTGCTTGAAGGTGTGGAGGCAGGAGATGTTCTAGAAATTAACGGCGAACGCTTTGAAATCCTTTATGTTGGCAACAAAGTAAATGATACGCTCCGAGATCTTGGCCATTGCACTATTTCGTTTTCAGGCGAAGCCGAAGCGAATCTTCCGGGAACAATGTGTGTAGAAAAAACCCCTCTGCCCGAACTGGCATTGGGAGCCGAAATTTGTATACTAAAAGCCTGA